A window of the Coffea eugenioides isolate CCC68of unplaced genomic scaffold, Ceug_1.0 ScVebR1_2310;HRSCAF=3315, whole genome shotgun sequence genome harbors these coding sequences:
- the LOC113756427 gene encoding putative F-box protein At1g67623 translates to MANVQKRSSGTSILSLPTEVLSEVLARVASSSSTDLFRAKLCCKLFNEVSDAKNIYQRVSLDRFEIVPWQKNHKVSRFLKKCRQSKNPEALYRKGVVDFFSDKHEDSALENLEEAANSGHADAAYALGIIYIFVGGDEFKRKGMRLLMKSRLLQGRVNLCRQNLRALLRMIWVKNPVFLNPTPICCAMTHERKTSSWPMHPDEVEESTCEGCACDEEIRAICAALPYR, encoded by the exons ATGGCCAACGTACAAAAACGGAGTTCAGGAACCTCCATCCTCTCCCTTCCGACCGAGGTGCTATCCGAGGTGCTTGCACGTGTCGCGTCTTCTTCATCCACTGATCTTTTCCGGGCAAAACTGTG CTGTAAGTTGTTCAACGAAGTTTCCGACGCAAAGAACATTTACCAGCGGGTGTCCCTCGACAGGTTTGAAATCGTTCCGTGGCAAAAAAACCACAAAGTGTCGAGGTTCTTGAAGAAGTGCAGACAAAGCAAAAATCCAGAAGCCTTGTACCGAAAAGGAGTG GTTGATTTTTTTTCGGATAAGCACGAGGACTCAGCATTGGAAAACCTGGAAGAAGCTGCTAATTCAGGCCATGCCGATGCTGCATATGCGTTGGGAATAATTTACATCTTTGTTGGTGGGGACGAGTTCAAGCGCAAAGGTATGAGACTGCTCATGAAATCCAGACTTCTTCAAGGCAGAGTGAATCTTTGCCGTCAGAATTTGCGAGCGCTGCTGAGGATGATATGGGTCAAGAATCCTGTGTTTCTAAACCCAACGCCCATTTGTTGTGCCATGACACATGAAAGGAAAACATCTTCATGGCCTATGCATCCCGATGAAGTGGAGGAGAGTACATGTGAAGGGTGCGCTTGCGATGAAGAAATTCGAGCAATTTGTGCTGCCCTGCCATATCGTTAG